ATCAGAAAAATAATTGTTTATTTAATGAGTAGTGCTTTTAATGCCATTATTGCGGTTTCTGGAGCTATAATATTAGGGTTTCCCTTGCCCGTAAGTGCTGTTCAGATATTATGGATAAACTTGGTGACGGACGGGTTTCCTGACTTGGCCCTAACCATAGACCCAAAGAGGAAAAATATAATGAATGAAGCTCCAAGACAAACAAATGAGAGTCTTTTAAACGGTTGGATGAAAGGTTTAATTGCGATAATTAGTGTGTCATCAGGTATTTTGGCACTTTTACTTTTCATATATACCTATAGAGGAACAAACAACTTGGCCCTGTCGCAAACCGTAGCCTTTTTGAGTTTAGGGTTTAATTCACTTTTCTACGTTTTTTCAACTAGAACCCTTAAAGAGTCTATTTGGAGCCAAAATCCTTTTTCTAATAGATGGCTTCTTGTGGCAGTTTTTGCTGGTGCAATTTTACAGATAGTGCCAATTATGAGCTCGTCAACCCGTAGTTTCTTTGGTACGGTTTCAGTACCTATTAATTATTGGGTTTTAATTATATCAACATCACTAGTCACCGTTTCTTTAATTGAGATTGTTAAAATTATCAATAGACGAACACTTGAGAAAAATGTAATATTAAGTTGAAGAGGGGGTGATTAACAATGGCAGGAAAAACAGCAACGGGATTAAATAAAGAAACCTCAGGTGCATTGGCTTATGTTTTAGGGCCAATCACGGGTGTTTTATTTTTAATTCTAGAAAAGGATTCTTTTGTAAGATTTCACGCAATGCAATCTATTGTCGTTTTTGTGGGGTTGTTTGCAATACAAGCAATGCTTGGGATTACGATTATCTTGGCAATTTTAGTTCCACTGGTTGGAATTGTTGGTTTTATTCTTTGGCTTATGCTTATTTATAAAGCTTGGCAGGGCGAAGAGTGGGAAGTTCCATTTTTAGGCAAGTTTGCAAGACAAATCCTTAAGAAAGCTTAAGCGAAGCTTAAAGATGGCCAGAGAATTACAAGAAACTAGTAGCTTTGAATTAGTTGCTAGTTTTTTGTGTGTTAGAATGTAAATAACTATGAAAATCATTGTTGGTTTGGGAAATCCTGGAATAAAGTATGTAAACAATAGACATAACATCGGCCATCTTGTTATCGATGCGCTTCAAAATCTAAAACTTAAAGACAAGATTTTAAAATCTGATAAACATATGAATGATTCAGGTTTGTTTATTAAAAATATAAAAAATAAATATCCAAAAATGCAATTAACTGACTTGTATGTTGTTCACGATGACTTGGATATACCACTTGGGTTATTTAAAGTTCAATTTGGAAAAGGGCCTAAAGACCATAACGGCTTAAATGATATATATGACAAGTTGGGTACAAAAGACTTTTGGCATATAAGGATTGGGGTAGACAATAGAAGTGAAGATCAGAGGTTAGTAACTAAAGGTAAGGACTATGTTTTACAAGATTTTGCCAAAGAAGAAAAAGCAACAATAGATAGTGTTATTAAACAAATATGCAAAAAATTGGTAGTCTTATAACAAAAAAATTTAATCCCAGTGATAGTGATAAGTATGTGTCACGCGAATTTCAAAAGTATGCTTACGATTTGGCAGTTGAACTTGATGACTTGCCCCATAAATCCTTATATATGAGACTTGCCAAGAATACTCCCAGAGGGATATTGGAAACAGCTAGGGGCTTTGTGAGAGACGCTGATAATGCCAAATCTAAGGGGCGCTTGTTTATGTGGAAGTTGAAGCAACTCAAAGTCGCGAAAACTAACACACAAGCTTGACTTATGTGGAAGTTGAAGCAACTCAAGGAGAAATATGATAAGAAATCTAAGGCAGAAAACAAATAGATTTCTTGGCTCCCTTCAGCAAGCTGAATGTAGTAAAATAAAAGCAGATGCAACTATTTGACGGTAATTACATTGATTTGGTTATAATTCTAGTCCTATCTTATTTTGCAATTACCTCACTAAGATATGGTTTTTGGGTTGTTTTTGCAGACTTTTTGGCATTTTTGACTTCTCTTTTTCTTTCGTTAACTTTATATAAATATACAGCAGAGTTTTTAAGATTAAACTTTTCCATTAATGCTTCAATTTCAAATGCAATTGGATTTTTGTTTACAGCAATCATTCTAGAATCGATATTAAGTTATATGGCAGGATTTTTCTTGCAGAGGTTGCCTGAAAAAATAAAGAAACACAAATTAAGTAGATTTTTAGGTGTAATTCCTGGACTTGGTGAGGGCTTGGTTTTAATCTCCTTTATACTAACACTTGTTGTGGCTCTCCCAATTAAGCCACAAGTTAAGTCAGATGTTGTTGATTCAAAAATAGGTGGGGTAATACTTGAAAAAACAACTGTTCTAAGTGGTGCGATTAATGAAGTGTTTGGTGGAGTAATTAATGACTCTCTAACTTACTTTACAGTTAACCCAGGGAGTCGTGACTCTATTGATTTAACTGTTACATCGTATAACTTAATTATTGATGAGAAAGCAGAAAATGAAATGTTTCAAAAAGTTAATGAAGAAAGAAAGAATTCAGACGTGGCGGAGCTAGAGTGGGATACAAATTTAGTGTTTGTCGGAAGGGCGCACGCTAGGGATATGTGGGAAAGAAAGTATTTCTCACATATCTCACCTGATGGCAAGGATGTGGGAGATAGACTGACAGATGCAAAGGTGGTCTATTATTTTGCTGGAGAAAACTTAGCCTTAGCCCCAACCACTTTAACAGCCCATACAGGTTTAATGAACTCAAAGGGGCACAGGGAAAACTTACTTGACTCGAGATTTACAAAAATTGGAATTGGAGTTTACGACAACGGTGTTTATGGAAAAATGTTTGTACAGGTTTTTAAAGACTAGCTAGTTTTATGTTTGATACCATTTATAACTTTGTAAAAACGATCCCCAAAGGTAGGGTTGCAACATATGGTCAGGTGGCTAAGGCCTTGGAGATTAAGGATGTTAGGAAAATTGGCTGGGCATTACATGCAAACAAATCTAGTGAGGTTCCATGTCATAGGGTAGTGAACAAAGAGGGAAAATTGGCTGACAACTTTGCATTTAACGGTAAAGAAGAGCAACAAAAAAGGCTTGAGATGGAGGGAATTGTCTTTAAAAAGGACGGATATGTAGACCTTACTAAATATTGCCTGTAATATAAAGATATGATTAAAGAAATAACTAACCACTTAATTTTTTGGGTTGGTTTTTTTCTCCTCGTAGTGTTGGTTAATAAATTATTCTCTTTAAGTTACTGGCCTTTTTATGTCGGTGGTCTTATCGGCTTGTTTTTACCATACATTGATCACTTGGTACATATTTTTATTTTCAAGCCATTGGAGTTAACCTCCCAGAGAGTTATTTTACTTGTCAAAAGTAAACAATACAAAATGGCATTAAATCTCTTGTATGACACAAGAGACGAAAGGAAAGAATTGATCTTCCACACACTCTTGTTTCAAGTTATATTCGCAGTATTAACCTTTTGGATAGTTTCCTCATCGGGCAGTTTTTTTGTAAAGGGATTGGTTCTTGCCTATTTTTTAAATTTAACTATTTTCAACTTAAAGAAGGTTATAAATAATGAAATTATTTTAGAAGATTATGACAAGTCAAGAATTTATTTTGCAGTACAAGTAATTTTACTTTTTGTATTTGGAATATTAATTTAAAGTTATTCTCTACAACAATCAATTGCTTTTTGAACAAGGGAACCTAATTTATCAAATACTGAAGCTTTTTTAATATCTACCGATGAAGTCGGCCAAGCTTCGCTTAATTTTTCTACTGGCATTTTAATTTTTCCATTTGGAGTACTTCCAACAATTCCAAGGTTTAGACCCCAGAATAGAGAATAGAGCTTGTATGATTTTTCAAACATTTTCCATGCTTTTTCTTTGTCATGTTTTTTAAGTTCTTTTGTGCCAACTTCCATTAAACGCATTGAAGCTGATAGTAAATGCTTTGAAATACACCATACTTCACCTTCATAATCTTTAATAATTTCTTTTAAAAGATCAGTCCTCATTAACCTGACTTCATCTAAAATATCAAGGTATTTTTTGTCCTTTGTTTTTTGTGAGGTAAAAAATAAATGTTCCTCAATTGAAATTAAGTTCATTATTCCAATTGATAGGTCTTCGCCTGAAGACAGATCAAGTTCTTTCTGTTTTGTGACTTCTTCAACTTTGTCTAATAGCTTTTTATAGTCGTTAATCTTGTTGGCCATATGTAGTTAGATGTTATATAGGTATCCGCCCCAAAAGTATAATACTAAAGTAAAAATAGTCAAAGACAGAACAGGAAAGACTACTTTTTGAAAATTAAACAGTTGTTTTCCTTTAACCTCTCTTACTCTTTTGTCCAAGTAAACACCAAGCATAAATGCAACAAACCCTAAAATACTACCAAAAACTAATTTATCAATTCCTAAAATTGTATTAAATGGATGAC
This bacterium DNA region includes the following protein-coding sequences:
- a CDS encoding aminoacyl-tRNA hydrolase is translated as MKIIVGLGNPGIKYVNNRHNIGHLVIDALQNLKLKDKILKSDKHMNDSGLFIKNIKNKYPKMQLTDLYVVHDDLDIPLGLFKVQFGKGPKDHNGLNDIYDKLGTKDFWHIRIGVDNRSEDQRLVTKGKDYVLQDFAKEEKATIDSVIKQICKKLVVL
- a CDS encoding CvpA family protein, which translates into the protein MQLFDGNYIDLVIILVLSYFAITSLRYGFWVVFADFLAFLTSLFLSLTLYKYTAEFLRLNFSINASISNAIGFLFTAIILESILSYMAGFFLQRLPEKIKKHKLSRFLGVIPGLGEGLVLISFILTLVVALPIKPQVKSDVVDSKIGGVILEKTTVLSGAINEVFGGVINDSLTYFTVNPGSRDSIDLTVTSYNLIIDEKAENEMFQKVNEERKNSDVAELEWDTNLVFVGRAHARDMWERKYFSHISPDGKDVGDRLTDAKVVYYFAGENLALAPTTLTAHTGLMNSKGHRENLLDSRFTKIGIGVYDNGVYGKMFVQVFKD
- a CDS encoding MGMT family protein, encoding MFDTIYNFVKTIPKGRVATYGQVAKALEIKDVRKIGWALHANKSSEVPCHRVVNKEGKLADNFAFNGKEEQQKRLEMEGIVFKKDGYVDLTKYCL